The genomic window GCATCTTTTCCCTGAACTTAGGGCCTATGTGGGAGCAAAGATGCTCATTGTCATGGTCCAATAAAGAGAAACAGATGGGCTCCAGTGAGCCCTTGAATAGATCGTCTGTCCTTTTGAAAACGGCGGATTGACCAAATTTATTGGATTTGGAATTGTCgctattttaaatgttatcacCTCCCATTTTTAAGCTATCAAAAAAGGGTAGAGCCATCcttattaatgtttttatattttaattattaattctcTCAAACATCTGGTTCCTTTGCTAGGTGCGTCCTGGCTGAGAGTTGGAGCTCTCCAGCAACATGCCTGAGCAGAGTAACGATTACCGGGTGGCCGTGTTTGGGGCTGGCGGTGTTGGCAAGAGCTCCCTGGTGTTGAGGTTTGTGAAAGGCACATTCCGGGAGAGCTACATCCCGACGGTGGAAGACACCTACCGGCAAGTGATCAGCTGCGACAAGAGCATATGCACATTGCAGATCACCGACACGACGGGGAGCCACCAGTTCCCGGCCATGCAGCGGCTGTCCATCTCCAAAGGGCACGCCTTCATCCTGGTGTACTCCATTACCAGCCGGCAGTCCTTGGAGGAGCTCAAGCCCATCTACGAACAAATCTGCGAGATCAAAGGGGACGTGGAGAGCATCCCCATCATGCTGGTGGGGAACAAGTGTGACGAGAGCCCCAGCCGCGAGGTGCAGAGCAGCGAGGCGGAGGCCTTGGCCCGCACATGGAAGTGCGCCTTCATGGAGACCTCAGCCAAGCTCAACCATAACGTGAAGGAGCTTTTCCAGGAGCTGCTCAACCTGGAGAAGCGCAGGACCGTGAGTCTCCAGATCGACGGGAAAAAGAGCAAGcagcagaaaaggaaagagaagctcAAAGGCAAGTGCGTGATCATGTGAAGGCCCTTCCTGCGGGAGGAGCAGCTGTGTGTCCCCGGCACCTCACTCCCCCGAAATGAAACCCACCGTCGTCAGGGTAGCATGTATAATGCCCACGTGTTAAACATTGCATTTAATCGAGATGCGTCCTGTTGTCCTTAAGAGGGCATTTCACACCACCAACAGCAAGCCACCCCCTCTGGAGTCACAGAATCTGCCAGGCGGTTCAAGTGAAAACCAACACGCTCAGCATCCCCGAGAACTGAGAGGTGCCAGCAATTGCTGAAGGTGGCGATGAACACCCGAAGGTGGGAGGGAGGACTGGTACCCACAAAGCAACATGTACCGAAAGGACTAAATGTCATCTACGTGCATGTGAGAGCGTGTTAACCCAGAGCTACCTGCACCAATCCCAGACAGAAGCCAATCACAtctttgggggaggggaggggcaggaagAGGTGAGAAGATCAGGTGGTCCAAAGTGGACCACACTTGGTCCATTTTACACTTTTTTAAAGGAGATTAAAAAACACAGCCTCTCCCCCAAAGGGTGTTCATTCTTAATTCCCACCTGGCCTGTTAGGAGCCTTGCTACCCTGAGGGGATGTGTTCACCTTACCTAGACCTAGTTAGGAAGTATCATTTTAAGCTATTAGAGTATTTATCTTCATGTGCAGGGATAAGTGCACTAATAGTGTGCTGCTCTGTCGgaagttcttcagtttttaagtgaggatatcgTGACAGTATTAATACATCGCAATAATGTTCCTGTGTGTTATACATCGAGGGTTTTAGAaatgtgattttcttcttttgaccTGTGAGGAGTATAACTTCTTTCAGCCCTCAGATTTTAAATACAAGCAAATAAACTCGCtatttttagatgtttttttcctccaaagtGGTTTTCTTCTCTTAAATAACTCGATCTGTACCCAGCTGGGTAGCAGCCAGCAAAGGCCATCAGACAACCAGAAGCACATCCGTTTTTGTAGTGTCACAAACGTGTATATGCCACACTTTGCACCTTAATGAAATACTTTGAAACAGAAGTTATTCACTGTGTTTTTGATGATCTATCTGTATTGGAAATATATTCCTGGAAAATGCATTTAAGTAATAGTAAATTCTCTTGCATGTTCCATTATACGTGTCTTCTAAGAGCTGTTCAATACAGTATTCACTCTAGTAACAattatctttttctcttaatGATTTTGTGTGCATCTTTAATCTTTCAAGCCAAATTACAGCCATTTCAGGTTTCCTGTGTTAGCTTGGGGATAGGATGGTGGCTGGAGACAGGCAGGCTTCTCTGCCCTGGGAAGAGCGCACTCAGCTTAATTGCTCTGCCATCATAGAGCCTGGTTGGACTTGGCTTCCTGAAAACTCCCACTGATAGTGCCTGTTAGATCTCCTGTTTGTTTCAGTTGGCAGAACATTTACTGGACCCAACTGTGGCATCATCCTCTCAGCAATCTTCCTGTCACCCGCCTGGCAGGCAGAAGAAGCTGCAGTCCCACGTGGGCCTGCcttggggggtgggggctgccTGGCTGTTGGGTGGCAGTGTCAGCACAGGCAGGGCTTAAGTTGGGGATGTTTGACCAGGCCACATCCTGCAACCGCTGTTTCTCCTGTCCCTCCTGTGCAGGGCTTGTAGCAGCAGCAGTGTGGCCATCGCCATCCCCCAAAGCACACTTGCTCTCTCAATATGTCCTAGTTTTCTTTAGTCTTTTCTGGTTCAGTTCCCTTGTCCTGATCTCATCCTCTCTGGTCTCCCAGTAACTCACCCTTGGGATGTGTTTAGAGCGTGGGAGGTGCCTTTGAGAACTGCTTGACTCCATGATCTCCTAGAACAAAACCGCCCTGACTTTACAGGGGGAACACTCATGCTGAGCTGAGAAAGCAGAGAAGTGGCGTGGGAGCCAGCTGGGGGTGCAGAGCATTTGGGCCAGTCCCGTGGCCCCCTTCAAATTCCTCAAGCAGGATTGTTCTGTTCTAGAAAGCTGTTGCACAGCATTCGCAATGAGATCTTTAGTTGGTGGATTTTCTGGAACATTTGTTTTTCAACTTGTCCcgacattttttttctgtttctattctgAGAGAGAGATGATCAAGTTTTAATTTGGGTATAGGTTAAATGCAAGAAGAAACAGAACTTCATGGCCAAAATAGACGTATAGATTTTGATTGGGTTCTTTGCTAACAGTAGAATGCGATCTTTGCCACTGACTGTAGTGTTAATAAGGCTTTTAATGTGAGATATTCCTGCAAACCATCCCATTTCTACTGATTGTAAGTCAGAATTTCTTTTATCCCTTTCAAATCAGTTTCTACATGTTTAAGTGTTTAGGGCTTCATCAGCATGAGAAGTTTGTAATTACTGAAAGTCTGATTTCATTCaggacacatttttttccttcatattttgCCTGTGAATTTATAGGCTAGGAAGGCTATTGAAGCCTCAATTATGGGTCTTCATTTTGAGATCATTTTCTATGAGCTGAACTGAGGATATCAATGGTTATCTCAAAATCGTCTTTTAGGAGCTCCCCAATTGACTCAGGGTTTGAGGAGTTAGTATCACagaatcagatttttttaaaacatttgtatgTTTCCATTCCCAAATATGTAGCTGTGGTTCTTGAAAACACGTCCTACATTGCATATGGGCACAGCAGTTTTTGACCCAGGCAGaataagttaatatttaattaaatattgctTTGAAGATGGCGCTCTGGGCATGAGCATGGGGCTCCATGACTTCCCTTCTATCCCCATGAGCCCCTCCTCCATCCAGCGACAAGCCATGGGCATGCATTCAATGCAGCAAGACCAACACAAAAGCAATATTGAATTGTTCATTCTATCTAAaattacatgtatataaaatatataatttatcttcCTGCATTTTTGAAGTATAAAGTCATAAATTGTACATATCTGTAAGCTAGTATATTTGTTTCCCTGTTTGTAATATTTAAGAAATGCTCAGTCTTTgtagaacaaaaatgtattaaatattttaaaaattgctctgtgatacttaatttttttccccaaaatttgtAATGTGTTGCTTCTACATAAGTTCTCTGGAAATATCTACAACTAATAGGACACATGTAAATCTTTGAAGACACATCCTGCAATTCATACCCCACAAGGACAGTGTGTATACAAAGTATTTGCAGAGCATGACTTTTATATGTGTGGGATAtcaatgtgtatatttatatttaaagtgtatttaTTGTTACAAGTCTATtctctattatattttatttactctgcAGTTATAAAAACCACCCTTGCATACAAGTTTCTAGTTGCCAGTGATGTTCTGGAAataatgggagatattacaataAAGCTACAGTTATGACACCCTGGCTGGAAGGTGGTGCTATTTCTTAAGGGGTTAGCTGGTCTAGGATGACCTCGACTTGGTGACTCCTCAGCGGCTGTTATGTGCTTATGACCACAATAGGAGGGTATCAGGCTCTGTGCAGAACTAGCATAGGCAATAGTAGCTCACCCTGGGATGTCCCGTGAAACTTTCCCATTGCTCTCTGTCACTGGGTGGAAATGAAGCCGAAGCTCCAGACAGGTTAAGGTGAGAGGGAAGGAGTAGGGCAGGGCCTTACTTGTGTCAAAATAGAAGAAGTGAAGACAAactcccttctctttttttttaatcctgcttTCCTCCACAACCCCAGGCTATTAAATTGTAaaccaaatataaaattctaagccccccaactgACTGATGGATGCTCCccttggccaagggcattccaaagttaactcaaaaactagttcaggccatgatgggaagtggggatCAGACGTGCCTCATTTATCCTCCTTCtcttggaattcaggcacaactgaccagcattaacattaaaacatctGAAGAATGATAGACTGTTTGGGTCTGGTAAGAGGCATTTCCTTCTATTGATTCTTTCTGCATAATAGGAACCTTGGTTCCCTAAGCCCTTATCTTAATCCAGACATtcccttctattgattccagTCTTTAGATAATAATCTAACTGTTTCAACCAATAGCCAATTAGAAAATTcttgaatctacctatgacctggaagcccgcACTTTGAGTtatcccacctttctggaccaaaccagtGTACCTCTTACATGTATtcattgatgtcttatgtcttgctaaaatgtataaaatgaagcTGTAGCCagatcaccttgggcacatgttctcaggatctcctggggTTGTGTCTAGGGTCATTAGTCACTCGTATTAGGCTCAGAATAAATGTCTTCAAAAATTTTATAGAGTGATTCTTTTCATTGACAAAATGATGGTGTTAAGTCTGGGACAAGCCAATGCCTGAGACATGGGGTTGCAGCAGAGCAAGAGGTTTAATTGTAGGGTCACCCAATGAGGAGATAggaggaaacctcaaatccatctcccagAGGGCTGTGGGGCTAGCGATTTTGAGGGTTTTGGAGTGGGCCACAGCGTGAAGTGTGGAAATCATTGATTGGTCAAAGAATATCGGGTGAAGTTGTGGGATGAGGATGAAGAAGCTGCAGTCTCATGCTGATCCCATCCTTCTGTGGGGTCTTCAAATTGGGCGCTGGAATTTGGGGGCTGAAAAAATCTTAAGTGATCCTTAAACAAAAGCCTTATGATTCTAAGGTCAGAGGTCCTGTCTAAGGGAACAACAGGGATGCAGATCAATTCTTAAACCATCTTATAACCTTAATGCCAGAAATCTTATCTACAGGAACAAAGAGATACAAATGGTCAGGATCTAGTGCTACGTGACTTTTAGCAACAAGGAAGTAGGCCAAAGTGCAGCCTGATTAATGCTTAATTGTTATTCTATTTCTATCCGGAACCGGGCACGCCATTCTTGTCAACCCTGTGGGGACAGTTTCTGCCCTAGCATTGTTGCTAAGTACTGCTTCTGTttggtctttatttctctttttccatactaattgtaaaataaaacttaattttgaTGATGCAGGAAAAACCTATCAAACGCTAAAAACAAAATCCTTACTCTGCGACGGAATGGCTAAGTGACACTGGGGAGGTTCTTGCCCTCTTAGTgcttctgcaaaatgggaatgattAACGTCTGCAGGGTGGTGGCCCTGAGGGTTAATTTAATGATAAGCACAAAGCACAGAGCTGGCTTGTCACATATTGAGCTTTCAGaggaaacatacaaaaatctgccCACTATGTAGCATTCTATCTGGAAGGTTGGTGGCAACGTGAAAATCAAACTACCCAAGTACAAAAACCACCAGAAACTTCCACTTCTTTCAGCCTCTTCATCAACAGCTTTCCAGGTCTTGCTGTCTGCATGCCCCTCCCTACTACAACCCTCCGCCCAGCTTCAGGTCATCATTGCAACATTAGTCAGGGCTCCCATTTACGGAGATAATGACAATCAGTCAACCCTATTATGTACCATTAAAGGGTATTCTGGTGCTtatcaaactttaatgtgcaaatGAAGTACTTCAGGGTCTTGTGATTCCATAGCCTCTGAGGCAGTGGGGCTGAGTGGGGCCCGGGAGTCTGCATTTCTATCAGGCCCCTAGGTGATGTCCCTGCTTCTGGTCCGAGACCACACTTTGACATGCAAGGCTGTAATCTACTTGCTCTTTAGTTTTGTTGCACGTGAGAATCGCTTGGTAAAGAAGTTTTGCAAACTATTGATAACCAGACTGCCTACCCCTCACAGAAACTGTGTGTTAGTAGGTAATTTTgatatggaattgaatttaagAATCACTGCTGTTAGCCAAGTTTAATTGGGAATGCCTGCCAGCTCCCTAAGTCTTGGGGCGGGATGGAGATGGGAGCAGGCTTTGTTAAATCAAGTTCCCCTTTAGTGACTTTTTTCAGTCAGTGCTATTGAGGGTCTCGGCTTTCTCTGTGTAGAGCATTTTCCAAGGTTAGCATTGAGAGAAAATTGTAATTCAGGTATAGAGCATCTGCCCACATGCTCTACCCTGGGGAGTTCCATCAGGGCTACGTGGGCAGTGATGTCCCTGGTTGTGGGTCTGAGCCCCAGCAGCCATCTGGAGCACCCCTCCTTGCCCTCCTGATCTAAGCATGGCACACTCTCTATTCTTAACAACTCCTCAATCTTCTTCAATGCCTGCAAATACTGAAGACAGGTGCCCCTAAAACCatctttgtaaaaattattaCAGTGAGAAAAATCTGACATAGGAAAATTATGAGCAAAAGAAATCTGACCTAagagactccatcttgcttctaacctccaagctgccctTATTTATTCCTGGGcttaggccaaactaactttgggatgaatttatagtttaactttgaaacataGATAATAATAGCTCCTCCTTGAGCAAACTTCTCCTTGCCTGGAGACCAGGCTTTTGcaaaactaacaaattagccacaagattagaaattattattattattatttgagacagagtcttgctctattgcccaggctggagtgcaatggcatgatcttggctcactgcaacctccgcctcccaggttcaagcaagtctcctgactcagcctaccgattagctgggattataggcatgaaccaccacacccggacaattttttaatttttagtagagacagggtttcaccatgttggccaggctggtctcgaactcctgacctcaggtgatccacccatgtcagcctcccaaagtgccagaagaTTAGACATTATTATGGATCAGAAATCATGCAGCCAAAGGCCACAAGATTTCTAACCTCTCCAATTTTTCCTATATGTAACAATTCTACTGTAAAACCTAAGGTTGATGTTCAAGATATCAACCTACTGTAAAACCTAAGGTTGATGTTCAAGACCCTGCATTCTCATGGACCAGCTGGTGCCACCCAGACTggtaaactggctcatctggtcttgtggaCCAGCACAAGAGGACAGCCTTGACTCCCTATAATGCCATTCCTAACCCAACCCATGAATACTTCCCATTCTCCAGCACCCTGTCCACCAAACTACCTTTTAAAAACCATAGCCTCTGAATTTTCAGGGAGGCTCATTTGAGGAATAACAAAACCTCCAGTCTACTGCTTAGCCATCTCTATGTGTATTAagctctttctctattgcaactGCCCTCTCTTGATAAATCGGCTGTCCCTGGGCAGAGGGCAAGATGAACCTGTCAGGAGGTTATGCCCCCATCAATTCTGCCTTGGCTTTGCCGACTTGCTGTTGCCCCAGATACTGTGAATGTGGGGTCCGTGGCTGCAGTTCCTTGCATTCAGCACTCCATGGCTGCTGCTGCGGCCACATCCACAGGATTCCTTTAACCCATGGCACTGACTCTGCCCTGCCAATGTTGCTGCTTCAGATCTGGGCACGAACTCTCATGCCTTCATCTTTTCACATCTCTGGATTGTCCTCATTcacttttccatttccatttacCTTTCTTAACTACAAGGGGTCTTTGCCTATCCT from Pongo abelii isolate AG06213 chromosome 13, NHGRI_mPonAbe1-v2.0_pri, whole genome shotgun sequence includes these protein-coding regions:
- the DIRAS2 gene encoding GTP-binding protein Di-Ras2 (The RefSeq protein has 1 substitution compared to this genomic sequence), with translation MPEQSNDYRVAVFGAGGVGKSSLVLRFVKGTFRESYIPTVEDTYRRVISCDKSICTLQITDTTGSHQFPAMQRLSISKGHAFILVYSITSRQSLEELKPIYEQICEIKGDVESIPIMLVGNKCDESPSREVQSSEAEALARTWKCAFMETSAKLNHNVKELFQELLNLEKRRTVSLQIDGKKSKQQKRKEKLKGKCVIM